A genomic window from Candidatus Kouleothrix ribensis includes:
- a CDS encoding efflux RND transporter permease subunit — MIRWMVGTSLKLRFVVLAIAAAMMFFGMAQLPNTPMDVFPEFAPPRVEIQTPSLGLSSEEVESLVTVPLEQAFNGVEGLELMRSKSIPDLSSIELLFKPGTDVLRARQLVQERLQTVLPTMPTWAAPPVMMPPVSTTGRVVKIGLSSKNVSLIDMSMIAYWTIRARLLRVPGVANVAIWGERIRMPQVQADPVRMAQHGVTLEDVKQTTSDALDAGLLYYSNGAVIGTGGILETPNQRLTIHPISPIKTAEELAGIPISDRKKSDGSPLRLSDVADVKDSTWPLIGDAVVNDGPGLMLVVEKFPWANTLDVTRGVEQAIDQLRPGLPGIEMDSTIFRPADFIQVALDNLTKALILGCVLVMLVLGAFLFEWRTALISLIAIPLSLVAGGVVLYMYGSTINTMILAGFVIAIGVVVDDAIIDVENIVRRLRQYRKQGSTKSTASIILEASLEVRQAIIHATVIDAVVLLPIFFMGGLSGAFFQPLAVAYGLAVMVSMLVALTLTPALCLLLLAKAPIERHNPPLVLWLQRIYEPLLGRIIRRPGPVFAATAVIMLIGVAVLPLLGQSLFPEFKERDFLIHWITKPGTSVPEEQRIVTQVSRELRQIPGVRNFGSHIGQALLADELNGVNFGENWISVDPQADYKQTVAAIEEVVYGYPGLFHNVETYLNERIDEVLTGSSETFVVRIYGPDLKGIHSKADEVEQALKGISGVTDLHVQLQSEVPQIQVEVNLAAAQRYGIKPGDVRRAAATLMSGEEVGDLFRNGKAYDVQVWSTPATRSSLSSIRAMPIDTPDGKQVRLGDVADVRIAPAQSVIYRENASRRIDVSGNVRDRDLAATMADVNRRLQNVTFPLGYHAEVLGEYAERQAAQNRLLLFAVAAAIGVLLILLASFGNLRLAILGFMTLPSALVGGLLAAYFTGDVISLGSLVGFLTVFGIAARNKIMLINHYQHLERHEGAEFGPELILRGASERLSPILMTALATGLALVPLVIAGDVPGHEIEYPMAIVILGGLITSTLLNLFVVPSLYLRFGKQRKAVPAAVLAPAS, encoded by the coding sequence ATGATACGGTGGATGGTTGGAACAAGCCTGAAGCTACGCTTCGTGGTGCTGGCGATAGCCGCCGCGATGATGTTCTTCGGCATGGCGCAGCTGCCGAACACGCCAATGGACGTGTTTCCCGAATTCGCGCCGCCACGGGTCGAGATCCAGACCCCCAGCCTTGGGCTTTCGTCCGAGGAAGTCGAGTCGCTGGTGACGGTGCCGCTCGAACAGGCCTTCAACGGGGTCGAGGGGCTCGAGCTGATGCGCTCGAAATCCATCCCCGACCTGTCGTCGATCGAGCTGCTGTTCAAGCCCGGCACCGATGTGCTGCGCGCGCGCCAGCTGGTGCAAGAACGGCTACAGACGGTGCTGCCGACCATGCCAACCTGGGCAGCCCCGCCCGTGATGATGCCGCCGGTGTCGACCACCGGCCGTGTAGTCAAGATCGGCCTCTCGTCGAAAAACGTCTCGCTGATCGACATGTCGATGATCGCCTACTGGACCATCCGCGCGCGGCTGCTGCGCGTGCCCGGCGTGGCGAACGTGGCGATCTGGGGCGAGCGGATCAGGATGCCGCAGGTGCAGGCCGACCCGGTGCGCATGGCCCAGCATGGTGTAACGCTTGAAGATGTCAAGCAAACCACCTCGGACGCGCTCGACGCCGGGTTGCTGTACTACTCGAACGGCGCGGTGATCGGCACTGGCGGCATACTCGAGACCCCCAACCAGCGGCTGACCATCCACCCGATCTCGCCGATCAAGACCGCCGAAGAGCTGGCCGGCATCCCGATCAGCGACCGCAAGAAGAGCGACGGCTCGCCGCTACGCCTGAGCGACGTGGCCGACGTGAAGGACAGCACCTGGCCGCTGATCGGCGACGCGGTGGTGAACGATGGCCCCGGCCTGATGCTGGTAGTCGAGAAATTCCCGTGGGCCAACACGCTCGACGTGACCCGCGGCGTCGAGCAGGCGATCGACCAGCTGCGGCCGGGCCTGCCGGGCATCGAGATGGACTCGACGATCTTCCGGCCGGCCGACTTCATCCAGGTCGCGCTCGACAACCTGACCAAGGCGCTGATCCTCGGCTGTGTGCTGGTGATGCTGGTGCTGGGCGCATTCCTATTCGAGTGGCGCACCGCACTGATCAGCCTGATCGCCATCCCGCTCTCGCTGGTGGCCGGCGGCGTGGTGCTGTACATGTACGGCTCGACGATCAACACCATGATCCTGGCCGGCTTCGTGATCGCGATCGGCGTAGTGGTAGACGACGCGATTATCGATGTTGAAAATATCGTGCGGCGGCTGCGCCAGTATCGCAAGCAAGGCAGCACCAAATCAACCGCCAGCATTATTCTCGAAGCATCGCTGGAAGTGCGCCAGGCGATCATCCACGCCACCGTGATCGACGCAGTGGTGCTGCTGCCGATCTTCTTCATGGGCGGGCTGTCGGGCGCATTCTTCCAGCCGCTGGCGGTGGCCTACGGCCTGGCGGTGATGGTGTCGATGCTGGTGGCATTGACGCTGACCCCGGCGCTGTGCCTGCTGCTGCTGGCCAAAGCGCCGATCGAGCGCCACAACCCGCCGCTGGTGCTCTGGCTCCAGCGCATCTACGAGCCGCTGCTGGGCCGGATCATCCGCCGGCCGGGGCCGGTGTTCGCGGCCACCGCCGTGATCATGCTGATCGGCGTGGCGGTGCTGCCGCTGCTGGGCCAGTCGCTGTTCCCCGAGTTCAAAGAGCGCGACTTCCTGATCCACTGGATCACCAAGCCCGGCACATCGGTGCCCGAAGAGCAGCGCATCGTCACCCAGGTGAGCCGCGAGCTGCGCCAGATCCCCGGCGTGCGCAACTTCGGCTCGCACATCGGGCAGGCGCTGCTGGCCGATGAGCTGAACGGCGTGAACTTCGGCGAGAACTGGATCAGCGTCGACCCGCAGGCCGATTACAAGCAGACTGTAGCGGCGATCGAGGAGGTGGTGTACGGCTACCCCGGCCTGTTCCACAATGTCGAGACCTACCTGAACGAGCGGATCGACGAGGTGCTGACGGGGTCGAGCGAGACGTTTGTGGTGCGGATCTACGGCCCCGACCTGAAAGGCATTCACAGCAAAGCCGATGAGGTCGAGCAGGCGCTAAAAGGCATCTCGGGCGTCACCGACCTGCACGTGCAGTTGCAGTCGGAAGTGCCGCAGATCCAGGTTGAGGTGAACCTGGCGGCGGCCCAGCGCTACGGCATCAAGCCCGGCGACGTGCGGCGCGCGGCGGCCACGCTTATGTCGGGCGAAGAGGTGGGCGACCTGTTCAGAAACGGCAAAGCCTACGATGTGCAGGTATGGAGCACGCCCGCAACACGCAGCAGCCTGAGCAGCATTCGCGCCATGCCGATCGACACGCCCGACGGCAAGCAGGTGCGGCTGGGCGATGTGGCCGATGTGCGCATCGCGCCGGCACAGAGCGTGATCTACCGCGAGAACGCCTCGCGCCGGATCGACGTGAGCGGTAATGTGCGCGACCGCGACCTGGCCGCGACCATGGCCGACGTGAACAGGCGCCTGCAGAATGTCACCTTCCCGCTCGGCTATCACGCCGAGGTGTTGGGCGAGTATGCCGAGCGCCAGGCCGCGCAGAACCGCCTGCTGCTGTTCGCAGTGGCGGCGGCGATCGGCGTGCTGCTGATCTTGCTGGCCTCGTTCGGCAACCTGCGCCTGGCCATCCTCGGCTTCATGACCCTGCCCTCGGCGCTGGTGGGCGGGCTGCTGGCGGCCTACTTCACCGGCGACGTGATCTCGCTCGGGTCGCTGGTGGGCTTCCTGACGGTGTTCGGCATCGCGGCGCGCAACAAGATCATGCTGATCAACCACTACCAGCACCTCGAGCGCCATGAGGGCGCCGAGTTCGGCCCCGAGCTGATCTTGCGCGGCGCCAGCGAGCGGCTCTCGCCGATTTTGATGACCGCCCTGGCTACCGGCCTGGCGCTGGTGCCGCTGGTGATAGCCGGCGATGTGCCCGGCCACGAGATCGAATACCCGATGGCGATCGTGATCCTGGGCGGGCTGATCACATCGACCCTGCTGAACCTGTTCGTGGTGCCGTCGCTGTACCTGCGCTTCGGCAAGCAGCGCAAGGCCGTGCCCGCCGCCGTGTTAGCCCCGGCCAGCTAA
- a CDS encoding efflux RND transporter permease subunit, whose amino-acid sequence MHRIVGASLKFRLVVVALAAGLLFFGIAQMRAMPVDVLPEFTPPYVEIQTESLGLSAQEVEQLITVPLEQDLLNGLPWLQTISSESVPGLSSIVLLFQPGTDLIRARQMVSERMTQAVALPHVSKPPTMLQPLSSSSRVLMVGLSSKQLSLIQMSVLARWTIAPRLMGVPGVANVAIWGQRDRQLQVQVDPQRLQEQNVSLIQVLETTANALWVSSLSFVEASTPGTGGFIDTANQRLGIRHILPIVSPDSLAQVPIEETSLRLSDVATIVEDHQPLIGDALTNDGASVMLVIEKFPGANTADVTSAVEQALADMRPGLPGVNADTSIFRPADFIQLMMNNLVLTLLIGFIAVLLALAAFFFEWRTVLISLICIPMALVVAGLVLYLRGATFNIMVVVGLVTAAGVLIDEAIVDAEHVVRRLREARGDQPAAQVILAAVLELRGPLLYATLILVLAIAPVFFVAGALGTFLQPLALSYLLAVLAALAVALIVAPALCLLLFSRTSAGYRPAPLAAALQRGYERRLAGLLRTPRLAYLALGLLIVAGLAALPFLSPALLPTFKEHNLLISLSGPPGTSQPEMSRIAGRVSQELRGIAGVSNVGAEVGRAIQGDQVVNVSSAQVWVSLDPAADYDSTAAAIQSVIDGYPGIRHSVKTALRAESENLVGRPDSTLVVRVYGDTSDLLRLQAENVKQSLAGIAGIVGSRINLPVQQPTLEIEVDLAAAQRYGIKPGDVRRTAATMLSGLQVGNLFEEQKVFDVVVWSTPATRNSISSINELQIDTPSGARVRLGDLAKVRIVPAPSIIRHDAVKRYLDVVADVRGRELGAVAAEIDSHIRQLQFPMEYHAEVLGSYAEQQGAQTRLLMLAIAAALSIFFLLQAAYGSWRLALLSFVALPAALAGGLLATLAAGGALSIGALGGLLAVFGIATRGQILLISRYRQLVRAGEPFGADMVLRGAGERLTPTLATAFATGLALLGTLFLGDIAGLEIVRPLAITLLGGLVTATVLNLFILPALYLSLRVTTVDELDLAAAGMGEPGAVGAAL is encoded by the coding sequence ATGCACCGGATCGTTGGGGCGAGCCTGAAGTTTCGGCTCGTCGTCGTGGCCCTGGCTGCGGGCCTACTGTTCTTCGGCATCGCGCAGATGCGCGCCATGCCGGTGGACGTGTTGCCCGAGTTTACGCCGCCTTATGTCGAGATCCAGACCGAGTCGCTCGGGCTTTCGGCCCAGGAGGTCGAACAGCTGATCACCGTGCCGCTCGAGCAAGATTTGCTCAACGGCCTGCCCTGGCTCCAGACGATCAGCTCGGAGTCGGTGCCGGGGCTCTCGTCGATCGTGCTGCTGTTCCAGCCCGGCACCGACCTGATCCGCGCGCGCCAGATGGTGTCGGAGCGCATGACTCAGGCGGTGGCGCTGCCGCATGTGTCGAAGCCGCCGACCATGCTCCAGCCGTTATCGTCGAGCAGCCGCGTGCTGATGGTTGGGCTTTCTTCGAAGCAGCTCTCGCTGATCCAGATGTCGGTGCTGGCGCGCTGGACGATCGCGCCGCGGCTGATGGGCGTGCCGGGCGTAGCGAATGTGGCGATCTGGGGCCAGCGCGACCGGCAGCTGCAGGTGCAGGTTGACCCACAGCGCCTGCAAGAGCAGAATGTTTCGCTGATCCAGGTGCTCGAGACCACCGCCAACGCGCTGTGGGTGTCGTCGTTGAGCTTCGTCGAGGCCTCGACACCCGGCACGGGCGGGTTCATCGACACCGCCAATCAGCGGCTGGGCATCCGCCACATCCTGCCGATCGTTTCGCCCGATAGCCTGGCGCAGGTGCCGATCGAAGAGACGTCACTACGGCTCAGCGATGTGGCCACTATCGTCGAAGATCATCAGCCGCTGATCGGCGACGCGCTCACCAACGACGGCGCGAGCGTGATGCTGGTGATCGAGAAGTTCCCCGGCGCCAACACCGCCGACGTGACCAGCGCGGTCGAGCAGGCGCTCGCCGACATGCGGCCGGGCCTGCCGGGCGTGAACGCCGACACAAGCATCTTTCGGCCGGCCGACTTCATCCAGCTGATGATGAATAACCTGGTGCTGACGCTGCTGATCGGCTTTATCGCGGTGCTGCTGGCGCTGGCAGCCTTCTTCTTCGAGTGGCGCACCGTGCTGATCAGCCTGATCTGCATCCCAATGGCGCTGGTGGTGGCCGGGCTGGTGCTGTACCTGCGCGGTGCAACCTTCAATATCATGGTGGTGGTTGGCCTGGTGACGGCTGCCGGCGTGCTGATCGACGAGGCGATCGTCGATGCCGAGCATGTAGTGCGGCGGCTGCGCGAGGCCCGCGGCGACCAGCCGGCCGCGCAGGTGATCCTGGCGGCGGTGCTCGAGCTGCGCGGCCCGCTGCTGTATGCCACGCTCATTCTGGTGCTGGCCATCGCGCCGGTGTTCTTCGTGGCCGGGGCGCTCGGCACATTCCTCCAGCCGCTGGCGTTATCGTACCTGCTGGCGGTGCTGGCCGCGCTGGCGGTGGCGCTGATTGTGGCGCCGGCGCTGTGCCTGCTGCTGTTTAGCCGCACATCGGCCGGCTACCGCCCGGCCCCGCTGGCGGCTGCGCTCCAACGCGGCTACGAGCGGCGGCTGGCCGGCCTACTGCGCACCCCGCGCCTGGCCTACCTGGCGCTCGGGCTGCTGATCGTGGCCGGCCTGGCGGCGCTGCCGTTCCTCAGCCCGGCGCTACTACCAACCTTCAAAGAGCATAATTTGCTGATCAGCCTGAGCGGCCCGCCCGGCACCTCGCAGCCCGAGATGAGCCGGATCGCCGGCCGGGTCAGCCAGGAGCTGCGCGGCATTGCAGGCGTCAGCAACGTCGGCGCCGAGGTCGGGCGTGCGATCCAGGGCGACCAGGTTGTGAATGTCAGCTCGGCCCAGGTGTGGGTCAGCCTCGACCCGGCCGCCGACTACGACAGCACGGCGGCGGCGATCCAGTCGGTGATCGACGGCTACCCCGGCATTCGCCATAGCGTGAAGACTGCGCTGCGGGCCGAGAGCGAAAACCTGGTGGGCCGGCCGGACAGCACGCTGGTGGTGCGCGTGTATGGCGATACATCCGACCTGCTGCGGCTCCAGGCCGAGAATGTGAAGCAGTCGCTGGCCGGGATCGCCGGGATCGTCGGCTCGCGGATCAACCTGCCGGTGCAGCAGCCCACGCTCGAGATCGAGGTCGATCTGGCCGCAGCGCAGCGCTACGGCATCAAGCCGGGCGATGTGCGGCGCACCGCTGCGACCATGTTGTCGGGCCTGCAGGTTGGCAACCTATTCGAAGAGCAAAAAGTGTTCGACGTGGTGGTGTGGAGCACGCCCGCGACGCGCAATAGCATCAGCAGCATTAACGAGCTGCAGATCGACACGCCGAGCGGCGCGCGCGTGCGGCTGGGCGATCTGGCCAAGGTGCGGATCGTGCCGGCGCCAAGCATCATCCGCCACGACGCGGTCAAGCGCTACCTCGATGTGGTGGCCGATGTGCGGGGCCGCGAGCTTGGCGCGGTGGCGGCCGAGATCGACAGCCACATCCGGCAGCTCCAGTTCCCCATGGAGTATCACGCCGAGGTGCTGGGCAGCTACGCCGAGCAGCAGGGCGCCCAGACCCGCCTGCTGATGCTGGCGATTGCCGCAGCGCTCAGTATATTCTTCCTGCTGCAGGCCGCGTATGGCAGCTGGCGGCTGGCGCTGCTATCGTTCGTGGCGCTGCCGGCGGCGCTGGCGGGCGGGCTGCTGGCCACGCTGGCGGCCGGCGGCGCACTCTCGATCGGCGCGCTGGGTGGCCTGCTGGCGGTGTTCGGCATCGCCACGCGCGGCCAGATCCTGCTGATCAGCCGCTACCGCCAGCTTGTACGCGCCGGCGAGCCGTTCGGCGCCGACATGGTGCTGCGCGGCGCGGGCGAGCGGCTCACGCCGACGCTGGCGACGGCGTTCGCCACCGGCCTGGCACTGCTTGGCACGCTATTCCTGGGCGACATCGCCGGCCTCGAGATCGTGCGGCCGCTGGCGATCACGCTGCTGGGCGGGCTCGTGACAGCGACTGTGCTCAACCTGTTCATCCTGCCGGCACTATACCTGAGCCTGCGGGTCACAACCGTAGACGAGCTTGATCTCGCGGCCGCCGGCATGGGCGAGCCGGGTGCTGTCGGTGCGGCGTTGTAG
- a CDS encoding response regulator transcription factor encodes MTEHSRVRVLVVDDHAVVRSGLIAFLQVFDDLELAGEAASGQDAIRFCEALRPDVVLMDLVMPGIDGTSATRAIRQRSADTQVIALTSFWDEELVRAVLQAGAIGYLLKNVSAEELAAAVRAAHSGRPTFAPEVAKALIHATTHRHEPARNLTARERDVLTLMIAGLNNTEIAERLMVSRSTIKFFVSSILAKLEVTSRVEAVALAVQRHLVN; translated from the coding sequence ATGACTGAACACAGCCGTGTTCGCGTGCTGGTGGTCGACGATCATGCGGTGGTGCGGAGCGGGCTGATCGCCTTTCTCCAGGTGTTCGACGACCTCGAGCTGGCCGGCGAGGCTGCCAGCGGCCAGGACGCAATTCGCTTCTGCGAGGCGCTGCGCCCGGATGTCGTGCTGATGGATCTGGTGATGCCGGGCATCGACGGCACCAGCGCGACGCGCGCGATTCGCCAGCGCAGCGCAGACACACAGGTGATCGCGCTGACCAGTTTTTGGGATGAAGAGCTGGTGCGCGCGGTGCTACAGGCCGGCGCGATCGGCTACCTGCTCAAGAATGTGTCGGCCGAGGAGCTGGCCGCTGCCGTGCGCGCGGCCCACAGTGGGCGGCCCACCTTCGCGCCCGAGGTGGCCAAGGCGCTGATCCATGCCACCACTCACCGGCACGAGCCGGCCCGCAACCTGACCGCGCGTGAGCGCGATGTGCTGACGCTGATGATCGCGGGCCTGAACAATACCGAGATCGCCGAGCGCCTGATGGTGAGCCGCTCAACCATCAAGTTCTTTGTCAGCAGCATCCTGGCCAAGCTCGAGGTCACCAGCCGGGTCGAGGCGGTGGCCCTGGCCGTACAGCGGCACCTGGTCAACTGA